One Parasteatoda tepidariorum isolate YZ-2023 chromosome 1, CAS_Ptep_4.0, whole genome shotgun sequence genomic window, taaagaaaaggaaaatataggataaatgctttttaatttttacttcaattaaattTGCCTTACTGTCACAacttggataaatgaatttactGCTGCCGATGATAACATGTTtgaatatttccaaaaattctcCTAGTTAGTTTTTCATCTCAAattttagttagaaataaattttgcgtgatctagaaatttttaatccttaatcAAGGCACAAATCTACTTAAATTCCGTTGAGTATATTGAACAGTATATAAAACAATGGACAATTTAGacataaagaatatataatattttcatgcaaTGCAAATAAATACACGATCTCTCAATTCCTCATACATGTGATCTATCAATTTGagtaaatgtttacaaaaaaaaaagaaacttacatttaatttattatctgtATTTTCAGAATAAGTTACTTTATTCATATGTGAATGAtcgatttttgttatttttaaaatagatcttCTGATTTTAAAGAAGATGCAAGTACCTGGAAAGCAAGTGAAGATGGGAAAATTGTGAATAATCAGCCAGCTAGAGTCATGGACGACAGAAACGGTGCTGGTCCGATGGGAGGATATATCGCGaagtaaattaactaaatttgtcaaaaatattttggattcaacagatttttttatttgccatCATATACCAATAAAAAACATATCGTTTGAAATGTATATACCGGGTTTTCTAAAATAAACGCCGTGAATAAAAAGCTTAGTGGATGAACTatgtaagtgacattttcagaatgGCTTACAATCAGGGTAAGAGGAAAAATAAAGTGGTAaccaatttacattttaatagatttattttataccgAAAAATAGTTAGGATGTGtcataattaacttaaatacaaataaatagcaagaattaatttagagtttaaaatatttataaatagtgatgtaaagaaagttctttttattctacattattaaaatattaatacactatctttgctattactggaaaaaatatttttgaagctacGAAAAACCCgttgtagaattcttatcaaaactgTACCATTTACTATAATACCAGAAGTACATAGTAGTAAAGTAATGAAGCGTCATCTGTGTAATGACGATTTTCTACGGTTCCCCTAAACGAATTTCGAACTAAACtattctccattaattttttgttttatcacataccttagttttttatttcaatcaatgtatataattaacattaattaagtaTCATTGTCATCAATAAATGTATggcgattttatttttagcttttcaacacgaataaatgcatttattgcattgcttttttcttttttctacatagcttatttaaaatattattctaatttactccttaaaatatgtaatttatgtatttcattgtctatatttaaatttcaaactataacTAGCGCTAAACCAattagaaaattccatttcgtttctCACTCATCACACATCATTTTCACATCGTCGTATGCTTCGAACTATCTGTGTGCCAAATTTGGTTGAATGGTGTAGGAGTCTATAAAGGACACACAAAAAGACTGACATTAGTTTTTATGTGTAGAGATTTACTTagttgactttaaaaatttaaaaaagcactaTGAGGTACTATTTTTGTTGagcttagttttatttcaactaaGAATTTTccactttctaattttatgttcataatGCTCCctgaaaaacataatattacttaaaaatcatctaaaaaacTCACCTTAGTCTGCTCTTTAACTCAAAACTATAAACATACTGCAcgtataataaattcattataattttttaaaaatatattgatatatgtttttgagatatttttaattaattgatattttatcactagtttttattagttagtacttttttatagcaaaaactAAAACTGTAGGAGAACAATTACACGATTGCCgccctgaaaaaaaaacaattctaagaAGGTGAAAACgatgcttatatttttttaaagatttattgtgcacaaaaatttcaaatttacatttaaaaaaataggtaataaatctcatttttaaaccTTACAAATCctttttatactgaaaaaaagttatgatgtgaaataattaacttaaatacaaattaatgtcaagaaaattatttaggaaATTTGCCACCtataaaatcgttttctttCTTGGAAACTTATATTCTTCCTTTTccgtataaatattattttagaatagaatttaaaaaaaagacatcaaaactttttttctggaTAACCTATTTTAATTGATCCTAAACTTCCTTTggcgatttaaaaaataatcctttaaaattctacactatttttaaaaagaataacgaacataaaatcagaaaacaaagataaacgtatttttaacgttttaactttaatttttaatagggTTAGAAATCGATCCGAACCCGTCCCATTTTTAACTCGTGTTAAATTCCTCAATCCATACTTCCTCAATCCAAAcctgtgttttaaaaattggcttTATTATAATACTCtttggtaaataattttgttctttttttagaaataattcgattttttatGGATAATGACTTTTCCCTACTCTTTCTTTAGAGTCAGTAATGATGCGCGTGAAGAAGAAATGGAAGACAACATGCAACAAGTGAGCACCATGATTGGGAATTTAAGAAACATGGCTATCGATATGGGAAGTGAGATGGAATCTCAGAACAGGCAATTAGACAGGATCAACTTGAAGGTGAGGGCAACTAAGTCTTcagtttttatcattaatagtGCAACACCTACAAAAACCGATCTGTTTTGcactttttgtaatattttaaaagagaaattgaaaaaaatatatgcttaaaagTTCGCGCAATCTGAGTAATACGCCATTGGATCATAAGATTATCGTAAGATTTGAATGAACTCTCAAGTGCTCGAACTGTGCACTCGAGAATCGATTGTGCATACGAACAGTGAACTCGTGCACTAGAATCAATCGATTTGTGCACTCGAGTGCAACTTGtgctctataatttttattattattattattattattaaaaaagcaacaCCTTCAAAATccaatttgaatttgatttgttgttaaattttaaatgaaaaatctgaaaatatatgCTCAAAAGTTCGAGCTATTGAAGTATTATGTCATTGGATTATAAGATGTGATCATAAGATTATCGAGTGAAATCAGTGCAACCTGAATATTCTAAAATGACACACATGTTTTCGAGTTAagcttttgaaataagaaatctATAGTGGAGAAACTATAGAACGTTTAAAATCTGAGAATGGTTTAATAGACACTAAacaaatataaactttatttcttcttttttttcattttaggcTGAATCCAACAAGACGAGGATTACTTCAGCCAATCAACGAGCATCGAAACTTCtgaaagactaaaaaaaaagagaaagagaaaCAAGGTCGCACAGTCAACACTTACTTTCCAACCAATACATTcgaaaattcaaggacttttggttgaaatttaatttcaattgatgGACATtttgtcgaatttatattagTGATAGTGGGATATTGCTATGATGGGGACcccataattgaaaaaattataactaattttataaaattaaatatttttaacaatgtgaTTTTGTAAAAACTCTTTATTGTTTGATTTCATTGTAAagcattgattaaaatttaagaaaaaaaaatatgcaaactggacttccatcaaaaatatttttaaataaaccaaaacGCATTTTAGATAGTACTTTACTGGGAAATCAAGCACaaagacattaaaattattttgctacttttttttaacaattattcgGCATACTTTGCAGTTATTATTTAAACGTGAAGCACATTTCAATATTGAACTTGAAAAGCCGGTTTTAATGCATATCACacgtttcaaataaatgaaatgttttctattaaaaacCAATACcacaaaacactttttaatcttcattttcaaaaagaagtattacatttttgtgttctaaataatatcattatgaaattaaaactttcatcgtttttatttataattcctctatcatttttttcatgCGCATTTTCTGTTCTTTCtaacattcaatttttataaagatcTTCATATTTGGGCTTACACTCACGTTTATGgctttaacactttttttaaatttaaaattaaatttttacttttatatcatTGTGCGTAATTTCCTTAGAAACTTTCGTTACTGTaccacatattttttataacttacaaattttagaaactatttcgaattaagattttttcaaagatgcgtattgaaaaatcttatatataaaaattgattttaccgttttattttaaacgaattaaatttttaaaaatatattttctgattatTAGTGTGTAATTTCGTCATAAATTTCCCTTACTATTAGCAgtcttaattcttttaaacatgcaaattttatacgataattttaaatttagtcttTTCCTAGAATGCGCATCGAAGACTCttttaagatgaaaaacaaatttttacgtTTTACTTTTAAGGAAATACATTTTCAATCACACATTTCCCCATTTATTTGTGGGCAATTtcgttatgaattttatttactattaaaatttttaatttctttctacaagcaaattttataagagttccgaaattgaactttttcagacaagtttaaaaactcttaatttaatattaaactttattttttgcataattgtGTGTCCTTGTAAATTAGGctttttcaaatatgttaacTAAAAActcttctaaatttaaaattaaattaatatttttttaaccattgagAGTTTAATTTCCTTacttaaatacatttatgtaaGGAAACTTAAGCTAATTAAAGGAAACTTAAGTTATGTAAGGAAACTTAACTTAAGGTAAATGTATTTACCTtaagttaaatacattttctaaatttttttaattaaaaactaatatataattatcttgtaattataataactacatataattatatataattatcttataattataataattatatataattatcttataattataataattatatataattatatataattatcttataattataataattatatgtaattatcttctgaatttaatttaccatgtaagtagtttaaaataattctcttttgTGAAATGGGAGTCCTCTATTCATTCACTGTTAACCAATATGGCACTTACGCgtgatttaacaaaaaaaagtttttcagcaatatcaatgcaattttttgaactttatattGTGCTACGCGACCATGTTGATCGGAAGTATGTGCCTAGACGAAACTTACTTTTTCGTTGTTACTTTACTATTCCTGTATACTTAATGTATAAACCGTTTAAAACAGCTTTTCAGCTATCCACTCTTTGTCTGAGCATCTGTGTTAGCGGTTTTAAATgtgtgaaaaatgtatttaataagtaATCCACGGCGCCTGCGTAGAACGGCGCTTTTGGTGTTACTAAAGCGGTAGAAGGCATTTGTTGTAAATACGCATTCTAGACCTACTTAAAAATAACAGCtatcaaatgtaaaatttttctgccTATACGTTTCATTCCCAGACCTGGTTGctttctaatttgaaaaaaattaatttccataaCAGTCAGAGAGTCAGcgttacaaatatatatatatttctattaatttatttttatttatttatctttttcatttatttgtttttgtattgatAATAGGCTAAAGAAAAGTGCTTGCTGATAGCCTAGTGGTCAGTTTAAGATGcacttaaaagtaaaagtttcaaaacaaatttagtaaGCGGCAGTCGGttaatatacaataataattaattaattattgggTTTTCACGTCTTCTTTACAGAAATcttctttaaagaattaattcttCATTTGCAGCGGggaaattagattaaaaaaactaatcactttttaaatgtGGTCGACTTACAATATACACTGCTGCAAGATAATATgagaaaattcatttctttcaagaaaaaattactgaatcaaattaaaactcatttttaacgATGTTTTTAAAGCAAGTCGTCTAAGGTATTTGATGGTAAACTTTATTTTGCGGTTTATTGCATAATAATAGGctgtaaaaattgaataaaatcaaaatttcagaaaaaatttagtgtTGTCGTGTTACATCATTTTAAGCATTACAGATcgtttttattggaaaaattatgaaaatcgtACATTTAACTTcatataatatacaattttaacatgggtttatgaatttatattcatgaatggcatataaaatatatttctttttaaaaaacagtaaattttaaaaaatagcaatgcGTCATTTTGGACCCTGCTTTTCGCCCTCTAGAACgtacttttataaaatcttaGTTTATTGgctattagttataattttcaacagTACCATACCAGGTTTGGGATATAAACAAAGCACAATTAATAGTTATGTCATCATTGTGTAGATTAAAAGACACTTAACAACtgcatagagaaaaaaaagacaaaaaaattcaagtaatgaAAAGTTGTTTTAGGTTTAGCATGTAAATTTATACAGATAAGTAATTAGGTATTTCCGCAAATTTTTtccgaaatatattttatcac contains:
- the LOC107447967 gene encoding synaptosomal-associated protein 25 encodes the protein MPEPTENGEETGMQGKSELEQIQFKQNQVTDESLESTRRMMALCDESKEAGIRTLVALDDQGEQMDRIEEDMDKINADMKEAEKNLEGMEKCCGICVCPCNKSSDFKEDASTWKASEDGKIVNNQPARVMDDRNGAGPMGGYIAKVSNDAREEEMEDNMQQVSTMIGNLRNMAIDMGSEMESQNRQLDRINLKAESNKTRITSANQRASKLLKD